A section of the Paenibacillus aurantius genome encodes:
- a CDS encoding outer spore coat protein CotE → MSIADKDLQYREILTKAVCGKGRKFSQVSHTVTPPNAPTSILGAWIINNQYEAVRSSEGVEVIGTYDVNIWYSYDKNTKTDVAKETISYVDVVPLTYLDKRHKSSTAEVSAVSTQEPNCVEASVSSRGDGVVLRVEREFQVELVAETKVTVVVNPKGLDDLEDKSLDFDSGDGDFEDLDLDLLEDELS, encoded by the coding sequence ATGTCTATCGCAGATAAAGATTTGCAATATCGCGAAATATTAACGAAGGCTGTATGCGGCAAAGGACGTAAATTCAGTCAGGTGAGCCATACCGTCACTCCGCCGAACGCTCCAACCAGCATCCTGGGTGCATGGATTATCAATAACCAGTATGAAGCGGTTAGATCATCGGAAGGGGTCGAGGTCATCGGTACTTATGACGTCAACATCTGGTATTCCTACGACAAGAACACCAAAACAGATGTCGCGAAGGAAACCATTTCGTACGTGGACGTCGTTCCGCTCACTTATCTAGACAAAAGACATAAGTCGTCCACCGCGGAAGTGTCGGCGGTTTCCACCCAGGAGCCAAACTGTGTGGAAGCAAGCGTATCCTCCCGCGGCGACGGAGTCGTTCTCCGGGTCGAACGCGAATTCCAGGTGGAGCTGGTCGCGGAGACCAAGGTAACCGTGGTCGTGAATCCGAAAGGCTTGGATGACCTGGAAGACAAAAGCCTTGATTTTGACAGCGGCGACGGAGACTTCGAGGATTTGGACCTCGATCTCCTGGAGGATGAGCTTTCCTAA
- a CDS encoding aromatic acid exporter family protein has protein sequence MGIRVIKTALAALLAIYLAQYLQLSSALSAGLLAVLGVDVTKKKGLESVTARLLASILGLLLGSALFAVFGFQVWVIAVFIVVTYPVLSKLKLQDGIVTSTVIMIHLFTARQVTLPLLWNEVLLLTVGLGTATVINLLYMPKAYRNLEEAKEGTEAAFSSIFEHLARHLRDPDQIWNGQEIIRAGDSIRDGLSHARTASENSLFQQQEEWPRYFAMRSLQLESIQRMLGLVSQVHESLPHGQSIAALFEELSGDVRSEYYAGNVERKLDELERDFQRMPLPETRPEFEVRSALLQLCLELRTYLSVAKARKKPRREEAEQPDAGKGRRA, from the coding sequence ATGGGAATTCGCGTTATCAAAACCGCATTAGCCGCCTTGCTCGCCATCTACTTGGCCCAATATCTACAACTAAGCTCTGCGCTTTCGGCAGGGCTGTTGGCCGTTCTCGGAGTGGACGTCACCAAGAAGAAAGGGCTCGAGAGCGTCACCGCCCGTCTTCTGGCCTCCATACTGGGCCTGCTGCTAGGATCGGCGCTTTTTGCCGTGTTCGGTTTCCAGGTGTGGGTAATTGCAGTGTTTATTGTGGTTACTTATCCGGTGCTCTCCAAGCTTAAGCTGCAGGATGGAATTGTAACCAGCACCGTTATCATGATACATCTGTTTACCGCCAGGCAGGTGACCCTTCCCCTGCTGTGGAACGAAGTTCTTCTGCTCACGGTGGGACTCGGCACGGCAACCGTCATCAATCTGTTGTACATGCCGAAGGCGTACCGGAATCTCGAAGAGGCCAAGGAAGGGACGGAGGCCGCGTTCTCCTCGATCTTCGAACACCTGGCCCGTCATCTTCGCGACCCGGATCAGATCTGGAACGGACAAGAGATTATAAGGGCCGGGGACTCCATCCGAGATGGCTTGTCCCATGCTAGAACGGCTTCCGAGAACAGCCTGTTTCAGCAGCAGGAGGAATGGCCCCGTTATTTTGCCATGCGCAGCCTTCAGCTCGAATCCATCCAGCGGATGCTGGGGCTGGTTTCCCAAGTCCACGAGAGCCTTCCGCACGGACAGTCCATTGCCGCCCTCTTCGAGGAGCTGAGCGGGGATGTCCGAAGCGAGTACTACGCGGGCAATGTGGAGCGTAAGCTGGATGAGCTGGAGCGCGACTTTCAGCGGATGCCGCTGCCCGAAACCCGGCCTGAATTCGAGGTGCGGTCGGCTTTGCTGCAGCTTTGTCTCGAACTTAGAACCTATCTATCCGTCGCCAAGGCCCGAAAGAAACCGAGAAGAGAAGAGGCCGAACAGCCGGATGCCGGCAAGGGACGCCGGGCGTAA
- a CDS encoding response regulator: protein MCIEDNRLNMDLMIHLFRTLPDMELICAENAEAGLELALSEQPALILMDIHLPGMNGYEALEALRNHRETAEIPVIALSSFAMADDIEKGLAAGFAEYVTKPIDIKAFISLIDKMVRRSPVK, encoded by the coding sequence TTGTGTATCGAAGATAACCGTTTGAACATGGACCTAATGATTCATTTGTTTCGGACATTGCCGGATATGGAACTGATTTGCGCTGAGAATGCGGAAGCGGGGCTTGAACTGGCCCTTTCTGAGCAGCCGGCCCTTATTCTCATGGACATTCATCTTCCCGGCATGAACGGGTACGAGGCGCTTGAGGCCTTGCGTAATCACCGGGAAACGGCAGAGATTCCGGTGATCGCCCTAAGCTCGTTCGCCATGGCGGATGATATCGAGAAAGGGCTGGCCGCGGGCTTCGCCGAATATGTGACTAAGCCGATCGACATTAAAGCATTCATTTCCCTCATCGATAAAATGGTCCGCCGCTCGCCCGTCAAGTGA
- a CDS encoding Na-translocating system protein MpsC family protein, producing the protein MASYLGKQLRDRFGKGPESVYVSSDSCFVTLHIRNFLGPVEKFLLSKQEEKAFRYTRELLMKSLLPELSDSIRETLGLEVEELYYDWGIYNSSGVIVGVAKGSDWVTQFPDYKGKKELHEQINRVSAEVQKWPEMTNSYWMNPRTLIVMRRGILIKIEKELISLGFEEDLKITKRKLEKRHLAEETAVGELFGKTVSDIYVDWDFSLDTSAIVYTFQD; encoded by the coding sequence TTGGCAAGTTATTTAGGCAAACAGCTTCGGGACCGTTTCGGCAAAGGACCGGAGTCCGTCTACGTATCTTCGGACTCTTGCTTTGTCACCCTGCATATCCGTAATTTTCTCGGACCCGTCGAGAAATTTCTTCTCAGCAAGCAGGAAGAGAAAGCTTTCCGTTATACCCGGGAACTGCTCATGAAATCCCTGCTGCCGGAACTGAGCGATTCCATCCGCGAAACTTTAGGCCTTGAAGTAGAAGAGCTATATTACGATTGGGGAATTTATAATTCCTCCGGGGTGATCGTAGGGGTAGCCAAAGGCTCGGATTGGGTTACGCAGTTCCCTGATTACAAGGGAAAGAAGGAACTCCACGAACAAATTAACCGGGTAAGCGCAGAAGTGCAGAAGTGGCCCGAAATGACAAACTCTTACTGGATGAATCCCAGAACGCTTATCGTAATGCGGCGGGGAATCCTGATCAAAATCGAGAAAGAGCTCATTTCCCTAGGTTTTGAAGAGGATTTGAAGATAACCAAGAGGAAGCTGGAGAAACGTCATCTTGCTGAAGAAACCGCGGTAGGCGAGCTGTTTGGCAAGACGGTATCCGATATTTATGTAGACTGGGACTTTTCCTTGGATACCAGTGCGATTGTATATACATTCCAGGATTAA
- a CDS encoding response regulator, whose product MKSIMQESLGTVAAEKKVLRILIGEEHEINQQVLSKIVQSLGCISEIAFSAAELVETCSKEPFDYVLLDLELLSRNSLTVAEIVQAARLGNPSVSLVVLTSDPGYADKQKCLSAGAVDYVEKPLRRERIQKILVNGDL is encoded by the coding sequence TTGAAATCCATCATGCAAGAGAGCTTAGGTACCGTTGCCGCTGAGAAGAAGGTTTTGCGTATTCTTATAGGGGAAGAGCATGAAATCAACCAGCAGGTTCTTTCCAAGATCGTCCAGTCCCTGGGCTGCATTTCGGAAATCGCCTTTTCGGCAGCCGAACTAGTGGAGACTTGCTCGAAGGAGCCTTTCGATTATGTCCTTTTGGACCTCGAGCTGTTGAGCAGGAACAGCCTGACCGTTGCCGAGATCGTGCAAGCGGCTCGTCTCGGGAATCCGTCTGTTTCCCTAGTTGTTCTGACATCCGACCCTGGTTATGCCGATAAACAAAAATGCTTGTCGGCCGGAGCCGTGGATTATGTAGAGAAACCGCTGAGAAGAGAACGAATTCAGAAAATTCTCGTAAACGGGGACTTGTGA